A window of the Parambassis ranga chromosome 17, fParRan2.1, whole genome shotgun sequence genome harbors these coding sequences:
- the piezo2b gene encoding piezo-type mechanosensitive ion channel component 2 isoform X6: MASEVVCGLVFRLLLPVCLAAACLFRYNALSFVYLIYLLLIPLFAEPTCTTMQGHTGRLLRSLCFTSMSFLLLHIIYQITVNSLVAQSSISPNFNCSAWEKSIRQIGFESVSGADAGNGIRVFIPDIGMFVVGLAIWLLCRSLVQKRPPEDMAQYNTDFEAEEQEEEEKLSLDDDILLEEDYEAGYEAEEEEELEEYEEEEEEDGGEEEAKESTKMKILRLVQEVASKVKEVIGNLITTAGKVVVTILLGMTGIMQPSLTSAVYFFTFLFLCTWWSLCRTFNTLIFSCMCVLMAIFSAGHIIVLYLYQFQVFQESVRPNDTYSRVFGITPIVQSNCSYTWKLIVHKNTMWYHFVSPIMLLILYYTLATLIRLWLQEPIDQLMDDKDSDMCEEEEEDGNRANNSANRKRQLWWESRQGTDEKNLLSTQDGISTTEAVPTLNGTSFDFVTTDNGPVCLDLYSTPQYKMDHTGDDTEKKDECVYEVCLPPEDSALKESEDEENEIKKKGVGAMVKVFHFIMKQSYLCALIAMMVWSITYVSWLTFVFLMWSCILWMVRDRRRYAMLSSPFMVAYGNLMIVLQYIYTFQGMEPVPGFFVKKNNPFHSLSSKILCLLSFWLLLRQTLTERQEKQKEDSASLSDVHVEVQEKKEEEEPEEGGEQDVMQVFGNMVMALLVKYWIYICGGMFFFVSFEGTIVMYKIIYMMMLLSCVALYQVHYERWRWILKYFWMSLVMYTMLVLTLVYTAQFEGSVEAWGKMLNTSVKSLKDLGLEKFDTGMLFTRIAIPTSFLLVCVLHLHYFHQRFLQLTDLKAVVAKEESTIYRLVHPDGSLADLTMLSASSVDAALPKEEERLQEKQEEQGGWETEKEQTLVVVMDDTDMTGEKPKSFSDQRQSSTEESVHCSMKTEPEPSTEQSSDLRNKWHLVVDRLTVLFLKFLEYFHKLQLFIWWLLEIHIIKIVSCYIIVFTLYEVSLFNYVFLASWAFALPYSQYRPLASSICTVWTCVIIVCKMLYQLKSIDPPSYSKNCTMPDYTPAQKQEMEDSLLYKGPVDPANWVGLQKSDDLLGYLRDNLLMLALLAFEVTIYRHQEYFRLRNKLSPPAARIIFHDITRQHLDIGIIHFVKYFVNYFFYKFGLETCFLLVVNVMGQRMDFYSMLHGFALIVVMYRRRRKAIAEIWPKYCCFLACMLTVQYFVCIGIPPAACKDYPWRFPNSTTDSNVVKWLYVPDFHTHPKPTFLIYDLMLLLCASLQRQVFEDENMAAVRLMAGDNVEICRDLDAASFSVHNPVPDFIHCRSYLDMLKVIMFSYLFWFVLTIIFITGTTRISVFCMGYLVACFYFLLFGGKLLLKPIKKILHYWDFLIAYNVFVITMKNILSILACGYIKSMMVNHCWLIQLFSLACTIKEYKIQKSDSKECELPSNEAGIIWDSICFAFLLLQRRVFMSYYFLHVVADIRASQILASRGAELFQATIVKAVKARLEEESKSVEQLKRQMERIKLRQQKFKRGKEKMLSLAQESVDGQTMVQPEDDDDDGAHPTNAKTKKKQWWRPWVDHASMVRSGDYYLFETDSEEEDEEEEEKKDGEQPKKSAFQRAIAKFVSAVLALPKSIIRLPKTVLQYVVKAGKFLYQTWLTDPKAALKARAKDKRKFWKKYTKGVRRRKTKKDAGHVAIDVGELSDGQEKGDENKKSGGPDNIIKRVFNIIKFTWVLFQTTVNSFTKWMNSMCSEYIDISTVLRIERCMLTREVKKGNIPSRESIHVYYQKAMRLNMSRQASLDQLSEDGSTSGSTRVRRRRGGYRMESQDSTASRDSISSETTQCVMLYSRQGTTDTIEEVEDEQDQGEDKQQVPRESQQQDEGQGAEGVTWSDQESRLREEKEEEGEDKVEEGPEVAEGQQSEVGEEGVEAPEDQEREHAPWESFGPDEGPSFRPEEADSAPTMQQNDFTESEDGGGQQDFLQTECQGGLLYTPDTDASKTSDADVPPSYSKAVSFDRLELSDDESDTDRKRRMVMTFDSRSDSRSDIMLPSMTTELTASELLLNKMFYDEELEQSDRFYQSQPLILQLCYALYNMVVAHSELVCYLVIIVNHMVSANCVTLVLPITIFLWAMLSVPRPSKRYWMTAIIYTEVTIVIKYFFQFSFFPFHNTIDKNKPFHPPNIIGVEKKDGYVIYDLLQLLALFFHRSILKCHGLWDEDDPKQKKEPPSQSESEDEVKSKESESEKESEPASSVFNERRGSTQTMRSINFGTSIDSGQVQVHVQHQQTYQRRKSSSGASHISHPSVHSSARSKRGSTTSHNSSRKDGSEASEASVHQKTRKQMIIEKLREQFLKVKAFVVKRFMEVYLSIRLFFYNLIHPEYSAVTDVYVLMFLADTVDFIIIVFGFWAFGKHSAADITSSLSEDQVPGPFLVMVLIQFGTMVVDRALYLRKSVMGKVIFQVFLVFGIHFWMFFILPGVTAKRFSENRVAQMWYFVKCIYFGLSAYQIRCGYPTRVLGNFLTKSYNYVNLFLFQGFRLVPFLTELRAVMDWVWTDTSLSLSSWICVEDIYAHIFILKCWRESEKRYPQPRGQKKKKVVKYGMGGMIVMLLICIVWFPLLFMSLVKSVAGVVNTPLDVSLTITLAGFQPIFTMSAQQKQLRDVTPDEFRIFVKSYTSDDGAMQWLEGYTFEDLTIAELKGSSNSLWTISPPSRTNLIEMLSTVKEEFPVTVSWSVQRNLSLGAKAETASGKHVTHLENNTKSELIKVLNGSSTISEVNLTNIFPRFVRAPSDSDAKPVEALQGGDKHLAISLTLMRAENLTDQIQEWWIVNQTTLGPIKKQCNGTAEEKQKCKDKKFDAGLEMYIFSDKVSPPSLGFLAGYGIMGLYASVVLVIGKFVREFFSGISHTIMFEELPNVDRILKLCTDIFLVRETGELDLEEDMYSKLIFLYRSPETMIKWTREKTQ; the protein is encoded by the exons CGTGAGTGGTGCAGACGCAGGCAACGGCATCCGGGTGTTCATCCCTGACATCGGCATGTTCGTGGTCGGCTTGGCCATCTGGCTGCTGTGTCGCAGTCTGGTCCAGAAGAGGCCGCCTGAGGACATGGCCCAGTACAACACGGACTTCGAAGCAGAGGAACAG gaggaagaagagaagctgAGCCTGGATGACGACATCCTGCTAGAGGAGGACTACGAAGCCGGTTatgaggctgaggaggaggaggagctggaggagtacgaagaagaggaggaggaggacggcggGGAGGAAGAGGCAAAGGAGAGCACCAAGATGAAGATTCTGCGGCTTGTGCAGGAAGTCGCTTCCAAAGTGAAGGAGGTCATCGGAAACTTGATCACCACTGCAGGGAAGGTAGTGGTCACCATCTTGTTGGGCATGACAG gaaTCATGCAGCCCTCATTGACCTCAGCCGTTTACTTCTTCACCTTCCTGTTCCTGTGCACCTGGTGGTCCCTGTGCAGGACCTTCAACACGCTCATCTtcagctgcatgtgtgttctgATGGCAATCTTCAGCGCTGGACACATCATCGTCCTCTACCTCTACCAGTTCCAGGTCTTTCAGGAGTCCGTCCGACCGAACGACACCTACAGCCG agtATTTGGCATCACTCCCATTGTTCAGAGCAACTGCTCCTACACATGGAAGCTcattgtgcacaaaaacactaTGTGGTACCACTTCGTCAGTCCCATCATGCTGCTGATTCTCTATTACACCCTGGCTACACTCATCCGCCTCTGGCTGCAGGAGCCCATCGACCAGCTGATG gACGACAAGGACTCTGATAtgtgcgaggaggaggaggaggacggaaaCAGAGCGAACAACTCGGCCAACAGGAAGAGGCAGCTGTGGTGGGAATCACGCCAGGGCACCGATGAGAAAAAC CTCCTCTCCACCCAGGATGGCATCAGTACAACCGAG GCTGTTCCCACCTTAAACGGGACATCATTTGACTTTGTCACCACTGACAATGGACCAGTCTGTTTGGACTTGTACTCCACCCCTCAGTATAAAATGGACCACACCGGTGATGACACAG agaagaaggacgagtgtgtgtatgaggtgtgtTTGCCCCCAGAGGATTCAGCGTTGAaggagtctgaggatgaagagaaTGAGATAAAGAAGAAGGGAGTCGGTGCTATGGTCAAAGTCTTCCACTTCATTATGAAACAGAGCTACCTCTGTGCACTCATAGCAATGATG gtgtgGAGCATCACCTACGTCAGCTGGCTCACGTTCGTCTTCCTCATGTGGTCCTGTATACTGTGGATGGTGAGGGACCGGAGGCGCTACGCCATGCTGTCCTCACCCTTCATGGTGGCCTACGGCAACCTGATGATAGTTCTGCAGTACATTTACACCTTCCAAGGCATGGAGCCAGTCCCAGGATTCTTTGTCAAGAAGAACAACCCATTCCACTCACTTTCCTCCAAG ATCTTGTGTCTTCTGAGCTTCTGGCTGCTACTGAGACAAACGCTGACGGagagacaagaaaaacaaaaagaagacagTGCTAGTCTGTCAGATGTTCATGTGGAGGTCCAGGAGAAGAAGG aggaagaggagcctgAGGAAGGAGGGGAGCAGGACGTCATGCAGGTTTTTGGTAACATGGTGATGGCTCTCCTGGTCAAATACTGGATCTACATCTGTGGCGGCATGTTCTTCTTTGTCAGCTTTGAGGGGACCATCGTCATGTACAAGATCATCTACATGATGATGCTGCTGTCCTGTGTGGCGCTCTACCag GTGCACTATGAGCGCTGGCGATGGATCCTGAAGTACTTTTGGATGTCACTGGTGATGTACACCATGCTGGTCCTTACCCTGGTCTACACTGCTCAGTTTGAAGGGTCGGTGGAAGCTTGGGGTAAAATGCTGAACACATCCGTAAAGAG CTTGAAAGACCTGGGCTTAGAGAAGTTTGATACGGGCATGCTGTTCACCAGGATTGCTATTCCCACTTCCTTTTTGCTGGTGTGTGTTCTCCACTTGCACTACTTCCACCAGCGCTTTCTGCAGCTCACTGACCTCAAGGCTGTGGTCGCTAAAGAAGAGAGCACAATTTACAG ACTGGTCCACCCTGATGGCAGCCTGGCAGATCTAACCATGCTCAGTGCCAGCTCAGTGGACGCAGCACTGcccaaagaggaggagaggctgcaggaaaagcaggaggagcaaGGAGGGTgggagacagagaaggagcagaccttggtggtggtgatggatgACACTGACATGACTGGTGAAAAGCCCAAGAGCTTCTCCGACCAACGGCAGtccagcacagaggagagcgtccaCTGCAGCATGAAGACTGAGCCAGAACCGAGCACCGAGCAGAGCTCAG ATCTGAGGAATAAATGGCACCTGGTGGTCGACCGCCTGACTGTGCTCTTCCTCAAGTTCCTGGAGTATTtccacaaactgcagctgttcaTCTGGTGGTTACTGGAGATACACATTATCAAGATTGTGTCCTGCTACATCATTGTGTTCACTCTGTATGAG GTGTCTCTGTTTAACTATGTGTTCCTGGCATCCTGGGCCTTCGCCTTGCCCTACAGCCAATACAGGCCGCTTGCCTCCAGTATTTGCACTGTCTGGACATGTGTCATCATTGTATGCAAGATGTTGTACCAGCTGAAGTCTATAGATCCCCCGTCATACTCCAAGAACTGCactatg CCAGACTACACACCAGCACAGAAGCAAGAGATGGAGGACTCTTTGCTGTATAAGGGGCCTGTTGATCCAGCCAACTGGGTGGGCCTGCAAAAGTCTGATGACCTGCTGGGCTACCTCAGG GACAACCTCCTGATGCTGGCTTTGTTAGCATTCGAGGTGACCATCTATCGCCATCAGGAATACTTCAGACTGAGAAACAAACTGTCGCCTCCGGCTGCCAGAATTATCTTCCATGATATCACACGGCAGCACCTGGACATCGGGATAATCCACTTTGTGAAGTACTTTGTCAACTACTTCTTCTACAAGTTTGGATTAGAG ACATGTTTCCTGTTGGTGGTCAATGTGATGGGGCAGCGTATGGACTTCTACTCCATGCTTCACGGCTTTGCCTTGATAGTAGTCATGTATAGACGCAGAAGAAAAGCCATCGCTGAGATCTGGCCCAAGTACTGCTGCTTCCTGGCCTGCATGCTCACGGTGCAGTACTTTGTCTGCATTGGGATTCCACCTGCAGCCTGTAAAG ACTATCCCTGGAGGTTTCCCAACTCGACTACAGACTCCAATGTGGTCAAGTGGCTCTATGTCCCAGATTTTCACACCCACCCAAAGCCAACATTCCTGATCT ATGATTTAATGTTGCTGCTGTGCGCCTCTCTCCAGAGGCAGGTCTTCGAGGATGAGAACATGGCAGCCGTCCGCCTCATGGCTGGTGACAATGTGGAGATCTGTAGAGACCTGGATGCAGCCTCCTTCAGCGTCCACAACCCTGTCCCTGACTTTATCCACTGCAG GTCCTACCTGGACATGCTGAAGGTCATTATGTTCAGCTACTTGTTCTGGTTTGTCctcaccatcatcttcatcactggaACCACAAGAATCAGCGTCTTCTGTATGGGTTACCTGGTGGCCTGCTTTTATTTCCTGCTCTTTGGCGGCAAGCTTCTGCTGAAACCAATCAAAAAGATCCTCCACTATTGGGACTTCCTGATCGCCTATAATGTTTTTGTGATCACAATGAAGAACATTTTATCT ATCCTGGCGTGCGGCTACATTAAATCTATGATGGTCAACCACTGCTGGTTAATCCAGTTGTTTAGTTTAGCGTGCACCATCAAggaatacaaaatacaaaagagCG ATTCAAAAGAGTGTGAACTGCCCAGTAATGAGGCCGGCATCATCTGGGACAGTATCTGTTTcgccttcctgctgctgcagagacgaGTCTTCATGAGTTACTACTTTCTTCATGTGGTGGCAGATATCAGAGCATCACAGATACTGGCCTCCAG agggGCAGAGCTCTTTCAGGCTACTATTGTGAAGGCGGTGAAAgccaggctggaggaggagagcaagtcggtggagcagctgaagagACA GATGGAGCGCATTAAATTGAGGCAGCAAAAGTTTAAGAGGGGCAAGGAGAAGATGCTGAGCCTGGCGCAGGAGTCTGTAGACGGACAGACGATGGTCCAgcctgaggatgatgatgatgatg GAGCACATCCAACGAATGCCAAGACCAAAAAAAAGCAGTGGTGGAGGCCGTGGGTTGACCATGCTTCCA TGGTGAGAAGTGGAGACTATTACTTGTTTGAAACTGAcagtgaagaagaagacgaggaggaggaggagaaaaaagatgGGGAGCAACCAAAGAAGTCAGCGTTTCAG CGAGCGATAGCGAAGTTTGTCTCTGCTGTTCTGGCTTTACCCAAGTCTATCATTAGGCTGCCTAAAACTGTACTTCAGTATGTAGTCAAGGCGGGCAAG TTTCTTTACCAAACCTGGCTCACAGACCCCAAAGCTGCTCTCAAAGCTCGAGCCAAAGATAAACGCAAATTTTGGAAGAAATATACCAAAGGGGTCCGACGCAGGAAAACCAAGAAAGATG CGGGTCACGTTGCCATTGATGTTGGGGAGCTGTCTGATGGGCAAGAAAAGGGAGATGAGAACAAGAAGTCTGGTGGACCAG ACAACATCATCAAACGAGTGTTCAACATCATAAAGTTCACCTGGGTGCTCTTCCAGACAACGGTCAACAGCTTCACCAAGTGGATGAACAGCATGTGCAGCGAGTACATCGACATCTCCACTGTGCTGCGTATCGAGCGCTGCATGCTGACTCGAGAGGTCAAAAAG GGCAACATCCCGTCCAGAGAGAGCATTCATGTGTATTATCAAAAGGCCATGAGGCTCAACATGTCCAGGCAGGCCAGCTTGGATCAGCTCAGCGAGGACGGCTCAACCTCAGGTTCCACCAGGGTCCGAAGGAGGCGAGGAGGCTACCGAATGGAGAGCCAGGACTCCACAGCCTCCAGAGATAGCATTTCCAG tGAAACAACCCAGTGTGTCATGCTCTACTCTAGGCAGGGCACTACAGACACCATAGAAGAAGTGGAGGATGAGCAGGATCAAGGGGAAGACAAGCAGCAGGTGCCCAGGGAATCCCAACAGCAGGATGAGGGACAGGGGGCTGAAGGTGTGACGTGGAGTGATCAAGAATCCAGactgagagaagaaaaagaagaagaaggagaagataAGGTGGAGGAGGGGCCGGAGGTGGCAGAGGGACAGCAGAGTGAGGTGGGTGAGGAAGGAGTAGAGGCACCAGAGGACCAGGAAAGAGAGCATGCTCCCTGGGAGTCCTTTGGTCCAGACGAAGGCCCCTCCTTTAGGCCGGAGGAGGCAGACTCTGCCCCTACTATGCAGCAGAACGATTTCACCGAGAGTGAAGacggaggaggacagcaggactTCCTGCAGACAGAATGTCAGGGAGGGCTGCTCTACACGCCTGATACAGATGCCTCTAAAACATCAGACGCTGACGTGCCTCCCAGCTACAGCAAGGCGGTCAGCTTTGACCGTCTGGAACTCAGCGATGATGAGAGTGACACGGACAGGAAGAGGCGCATGGTGATGACCTTCGACAGTCGCTCAGACAGCAGGTCGGACATCATGCTGCCATCCATGACCACTGAGCTGACGGCCAGCGAACTGCTACTCAACAA GATGTTTTACGATGAGGAGCTGGAGCAGTCGGATAGGTTCTACCAGTCCCAGCCTCTCATCCTCCAGCTCTGCTATGCTCTGTATAACATGGTGGTGGCACACTCAGAGCTTGTGTGCTACCTGGTCATCATTGTTAATCACATGGTGTCAGCCAACTGTGTCACCCTGGTCCTTCCCATCACCATCTTCCTCTGGGCCATGCTGTCTGTGCCCCGTCCCAGCAAGCGCTACTGGATGACTGCCATCATCTACACTGAG GTCACCATCGTCATCAAGTACTTCTTCCAGTTTAGCTTTTTCCCCTTCCACAATACCATCGATAAGAATAAACCGTTTCACCCTCCCAACATCATCGGCGTGGAGAAGAAAGATGGCTACGTCATCTATGACCTGCTCCAATTACTGGCTCTATTTTTCCACAGGTCCATCCTGAAG TGTCATGGTCTATGGGACGAGGATGACCCCAAACAGAAGAAAGAGCCGCCTTCTCAGAGCGAGTCTGAAGATGAGGTGAAAAGCaaggagagtgagagtgagaaggagTCTGAGCCTGCCTCATCAGTGTTCAATGAGAGGAGAGGCTCCACTCAGACCATGAGGTCCATAAACTTTGGGACCTCCATAGACTCAGGACAGGTCCAGGTGCACGTCCAGCATCAGCAGACCTACCAGCGACGCAAGAGCTCCAGTGGAGCCTCGCACATTTCTCATCCGTCTGTGCATTCTTCAGCAAGATCTAAGAGAG GAAGTACCACTTCCCACAACAGCAGCCGCAAAGATGGCAGTGAAGCCAGCGAGGCCAGCGTCCACCAGAAGACACGCAAACAGATGATCATAGAGAAACTGAGGGAGCAGTTCCTCAAAGTAAAAGCTTTCGTCGTGAAGCG GTTTATGGAGGTCTACCTCTCCATCAGGCTGTTTTTTTATAACTTGATCCATCCAGAGTACAGCGCGGTCACAGACGTCTACGTGCTGATGTTCCTCGCTGACACAGTGGATTTCATCATCATTGTGTTTGGATTCTGGGCGTTTGGG AAACACTCAGCGGCAGACATCACTTCCTCCCTGTCAGAGGATCAGGTGCCAGGACCCTTCCTGGTCATGGTCCTGATACAGTTTGGCACCATGGTGGTGGACCGGGCTCTCTACCTAAGGAAGTCTGTGATGGGAAAAGTCATTTTCCAGGTCTTCCTTGTCTTTGGCATCCACTTCTGGATGTTTTTTATCCTGCCAGGCGTCACAGCAAA GCGCTTCAGTGAAAACAGAGTCGCTCAGATGTGGTATTTTGTCAAGTGCATCTACTTCGGGCTGTCGGCCTATCAGATCCGCTGTGGTTATCCCACCCGtgttctgggaaactttctTACGAAGAGCTACAATTATGTCAACCTCTTCCTGTTTCAAGG TTTCCGTCTGGTACCCTTCCTGACGGAGCTGCGAGCCGTGATGGACTGGGTCTGGACCGACACCTCGCTGTCTCTGTCAAGCTGGATCTGTGTGGAGGACATCTACGCTCACATCTTCATCCTGAAATGCTGGAGAGAGTCTGAGAAG AGGTACCCACAACCGCGTggccagaagaagaagaaggtggtcAAGTACGGGATGGGAGGAATGATTGTGATGCTGCTGATCTGCATTGTCTGGTTCccgctgctcttcatgtccctGGTAAAATCTGTGGCGGGGGTCGTCAACACTCCGCTGGACGTCTCACTCACAATCACCCTGGCCGGCTTTCAG CCCATCTTCACCATGAGTGCTCAACAAAAGCAACTGCGGGATGTTACACCAGATGAATTTAGAATATTTGTGAAAAGCTATACAAGCGACGAT GGAGCCATGCAGTGGTTGGAGGGCTACACCTTTGAGGATCTGACCATCGCTGAGCTGAAAGGCAGCTCCAACTCTCTGTGGACCATCAGTCCACCCAGCAGAACCAACCTAATAGAAATGCTTTCGACGGTCAAGGAGGAATTCCCGGTCACCGTGTCCTGGTCTGTGCAAAG AAACCTCAGTCTTGGTGCCAAGGCTGAAACAGCATCTGGAAAACATGTGACTCACCTAGAAAATAATACAAAGAGTGAGCTTATAAAGGTGCTGAATGGGTCAAGTACCATCTCAGAAGT GAACCTGACAAATATCTTCCCTCGCTTCGTACGAGCTCCCAGCGACTCAGATGCCAAGCCAGTTGAGGCGCTGCAAGGTG gTGACAAACATCTTGCAATTAGCTTGACCTTGATGCGAGCTGAGAATTTGACAGATCAGATCCAAGAATGGTGGATTGTCAACCAGACTACGCTCGGCCCCATAAAAAAGCAGTGTAATGGAACGgctgaggaaaaacaaaagtgtaaaGACAAAAAGTTTGATGCCGGCCTGGAGATGTACATATTCAGTGACAAAGTCAGCCCGCCAAGTTTGGGCTTTCTGGCTGGTTATGG TATCATGGGCCTGTACGCCTCAGTGGTTCTGGTTATCGGCAAGTTTGTGCGTGAATTCTTCAGTGGCATTTCCCACACCATCATGTTTGAGGAGCTGCCCAACGTGGACCGCATCCTGAAGCTGTGCACTGACATCTTCCTGGTCCGAGAGACGGGGGAGCTGGACCTGGAGGAGGACATGTACTCCAAACTCATCTTCCTCTACCGCTCACCAGAGACAATGATAAAGTGGACCCGGGAGAAAACTCAGTGA